A portion of the Halodesulfovibrio aestuarii DSM 17919 = ATCC 29578 genome contains these proteins:
- a CDS encoding 2-oxoacid:acceptor oxidoreductase subunit alpha has translation MAHRRRRKRTELFAQGNEAVAQGALLAGCSFYSGYPITPSTEIMEIMAQRLPRTEDGVFLQMEDEIASMGAAIGASLTGRKAMTATSGPGFSLKQELIGYACMVEAPLVIVNVMRGGPSTGLPTSPAQGDVQMARWGTHGDHPIIVLSASTVPECLEMTVVAFNMAEKYRTPVILLIDEVTAHTREKITIPHADELEVLSRMQPAVPPEWFKPYAEAARGVPAMAPIGQGYRCHVTGLTHDQMGYPTSRPDEVSEFMTRLFRKIDNYYHDVVLVDEYCLEDADYAIVAYGCVARSAHHAVDQARERGHKVGLLTLKTLFPFARPAVERLCMQCEHVLVPEMNMGQISREVKRVNNGRSRIRTLNRVDGQIITPSEILKAIL, from the coding sequence ATGGCTCACAGAAGACGTAGGAAAAGAACGGAATTATTTGCTCAGGGCAACGAAGCTGTTGCTCAAGGAGCATTATTGGCAGGATGCTCGTTTTATTCGGGGTACCCAATTACACCGTCCACAGAGATTATGGAGATTATGGCGCAACGCCTGCCCCGTACTGAGGACGGTGTTTTTTTACAAATGGAAGATGAAATAGCCAGTATGGGGGCGGCAATCGGCGCTTCGTTAACTGGCCGTAAGGCCATGACAGCTACTTCCGGCCCGGGTTTCTCTTTGAAACAGGAACTTATCGGGTATGCGTGTATGGTTGAAGCACCACTTGTTATTGTAAACGTTATGCGTGGAGGGCCAAGTACCGGCTTACCAACGTCTCCAGCGCAGGGTGATGTGCAGATGGCCCGATGGGGAACGCATGGGGATCATCCTATTATTGTTCTTTCGGCGTCCACTGTTCCAGAATGTCTGGAGATGACTGTTGTGGCTTTTAACATGGCAGAAAAATATCGCACACCGGTCATCCTGTTGATTGATGAAGTTACAGCGCATACCAGAGAAAAAATTACTATTCCACATGCGGACGAACTGGAAGTGCTCTCCCGTATGCAGCCTGCTGTACCACCTGAATGGTTTAAGCCGTATGCGGAAGCTGCGCGCGGTGTACCGGCAATGGCTCCAATCGGACAGGGGTATCGGTGTCATGTAACAGGGCTTACCCATGACCAGATGGGATACCCTACTTCTCGGCCGGACGAGGTCAGCGAGTTTATGACCCGGCTATTTAGAAAAATAGACAATTATTACCATGATGTTGTGTTGGTAGATGAATATTGTCTTGAAGACGCCGACTATGCGATTGTTGCGTATGGTTGTGTTGCACGTTCTGCCCACCATGCAGTGGATCAGGCCCGGGAGCGTGGGCATAAGGTTGGCCTGCTTACTTTGAAAACATTGTTCCCGTTTGCCCGGCCTGCAGTAGAAAGGCTGTGTATGCAATGTGAGCATGTTCTTGTGCCGGAAATGAATATGGGACAAATTTCCCGTGAGGTAAAACGAGTTAACAACGGGCGTTCCCGTATTCGTACATTGAACCGTGTGGATGGGCAGATTATTACTCCGTCTGAAATTCTTAAAGCTATATTGTAG
- a CDS encoding 2-oxoacid:ferredoxin oxidoreductase subunit beta, whose amino-acid sequence MSDVTKLIHEYLRHNKKFPHVFCAGCGHGIVLGSLVRSVHALQLPKDNVVIVAGIGCSGRMAVYVDFNTVHTAHGRALTFATGIKMANPELHVICVMGDGDALSIGGNHLIHAARRNIGVTALILNNQIYGMTGGQCSPATPQGDLSMTSPYGSLEQPFDTVELAKAAGANFVARSTSFHANQLDSLMQQAIMHPGFSVLEALTPCPTQYGRKNKFRNVVDMYTWLKKNTVKVEKLKEGDTRIPTGVFQMLDRPGLEERYSELRRSLRPEE is encoded by the coding sequence ATGTCTGACGTTACAAAACTTATCCATGAATATCTGCGGCATAATAAAAAGTTTCCGCATGTGTTCTGCGCTGGGTGCGGGCATGGCATCGTTCTGGGCTCTCTTGTGCGTAGTGTGCATGCCTTACAGCTTCCCAAAGACAACGTAGTGATTGTTGCAGGTATTGGCTGCTCCGGCCGTATGGCTGTGTATGTCGATTTTAATACAGTACACACTGCACATGGACGGGCTTTGACATTCGCCACCGGCATAAAAATGGCGAATCCTGAACTTCATGTAATCTGTGTCATGGGTGACGGTGATGCCCTGTCTATTGGCGGTAACCATCTTATTCATGCTGCGCGTAGAAACATCGGCGTTACCGCTCTTATTTTGAATAACCAGATTTACGGAATGACAGGTGGGCAATGTTCTCCAGCAACTCCGCAAGGTGATTTGTCTATGACATCGCCATACGGTTCACTGGAACAGCCCTTTGATACTGTAGAATTGGCAAAAGCAGCCGGAGCGAACTTTGTGGCGCGAAGTACTTCTTTTCATGCTAATCAGCTTGATTCTTTGATGCAGCAGGCGATTATGCATCCTGGATTTTCTGTTCTGGAAGCTCTAACTCCATGTCCTACGCAATATGGTCGTAAGAATAAATTCCGTAATGTTGTTGATATGTATACCTGGTTGAAGAAAAACACTGTTAAAGTTGAAAAGCTAAAGGAAGGTGATACCAGAATTCCTACAGGCGTTTTCCAGATGCTTGATCGACCGGGGCTTGAAGAGCGTTATAGTGAACTGCGTCGTTCCTTGCGGCCAGAGGAGTAA
- a CDS encoding 2-oxoacid:acceptor oxidoreductase family protein translates to MKELQQIERFEIRLSGTGGQGLITLGRVLGHSLALGHGYNVTQTQSYGPEARGGSSRADVVVSSSEISFPKTENLDLLVALSQPACNAYYRFLKRGGVLLVDSELVQHAPTNQFVGLPFTKLAKEKIGNELTLNTIVLGTVTHLLSFAEPRIVRKSLEETLPPKILGLNLKAFNLGLREAKRQLGEAPQIWQTAAEKSAEEEMEGFED, encoded by the coding sequence ATGAAAGAGCTACAGCAGATAGAGCGTTTTGAGATTCGTCTGTCTGGCACTGGTGGGCAGGGGCTTATCACGCTTGGCCGTGTGCTTGGTCATTCTTTGGCGCTTGGACATGGGTATAATGTTACGCAAACGCAAAGTTACGGGCCGGAAGCCCGTGGTGGTTCGAGTAGAGCGGATGTTGTTGTAAGCAGTTCCGAAATTAGTTTTCCTAAAACTGAGAATCTTGATTTGCTTGTGGCATTGTCACAGCCTGCGTGTAATGCATATTACCGTTTCCTGAAACGTGGTGGTGTGTTGTTGGTTGATTCGGAGCTCGTGCAGCATGCACCGACAAACCAGTTTGTCGGTTTGCCTTTTACAAAACTTGCCAAAGAGAAAATTGGTAACGAACTGACATTAAACACAATAGTTCTCGGTACTGTAACACACTTGCTTTCGTTTGCAGAACCGAGGATTGTTCGAAAGTCTTTGGAGGAAACGTTACCTCCAAAAATTTTAGGACTAAATTTAAAGGCATTTAACCTTGGACTACGTGAGGCAAAACGTCAGTTGGGGGAAGCGCCTCAGATATGGCAGACGGCGGCAGAAAAGAGTGCAGAGGAAGAGATGGAAGGGTTTGAGGATTAG
- a CDS encoding TetR/AcrR family transcriptional regulator, with product MSTSSPPLSRKEREKERHRKEIMNAAMRLFAEQGYHSVSMQEIASEAEFAIGTLYKFFSSKRELFREIMIGVIDDITSELRPIFQSDAEPLTVIGSFLQARRAAFKKRYEYIRLYNIVGNGFGSSGDEVVDAMIAERSKEVEENLKIQFSRGIESGLFKPVNVEVLARLFEDFCQTIVRSEARRGELDDETIASIKDLFLNGILA from the coding sequence ATGAGTACGAGTTCCCCCCCGTTGTCCCGTAAAGAACGTGAGAAAGAGCGACATAGAAAAGAAATTATGAATGCGGCCATGCGTCTGTTTGCAGAACAGGGGTATCATTCTGTTTCTATGCAGGAAATAGCGTCAGAGGCAGAGTTCGCAATAGGTACTCTCTATAAGTTTTTTTCGAGTAAGCGGGAATTATTCAGGGAAATTATGATCGGTGTAATTGACGATATTACAAGCGAGTTACGTCCGATTTTTCAAAGTGACGCGGAACCGTTGACTGTTATTGGAAGTTTTTTACAGGCACGGCGCGCAGCTTTTAAGAAGCGGTACGAGTATATCAGGCTGTACAATATTGTCGGAAATGGATTTGGCTCATCAGGCGATGAGGTTGTAGACGCTATGATTGCTGAGCGTAGCAAAGAGGTTGAGGAAAATTTAAAAATTCAGTTCAGTAGAGGGATAGAATCGGGACTATTTAAGCCGGTAAATGTGGAAGTGCTTGCGCGACTGTTTGAAGATTTTTGTCAGACTATCGTCCGTAGTGAAGCTAGAAGGGGAGAGCTTGACGACGAGACGATTGCTTCTATCAAGGATCTATTTCTTAATGGTATATTAGCTTAG
- a CDS encoding efflux RND transporter periplasmic adaptor subunit produces the protein MVRKIVLIALCLLPLLVGCKEEKVANVIRPVKAMKVEPAGQVATRVFPGKVEATSEVALAFRVGGQLINYPVAMGQYVKKGDLIAALDTVDFKIQVRGLEAQLFGAKAALKEAQLGYQRYHTLFAEDNAAKASFDQAEAAFKTAQAKVKSLKEQLNKAKTDLGYASLKAPFSGYISAKYMDNYQTITAGQPVVKLQDIEKLEVTVGLPDNLIIRQKDLQNITVELEAFPGKQIKANVKELGFDVEPETRTYPLTVQFSRPKDISFYPGMAANVTLHFAGTKVTAHYILPETAVVANAEGQSAVWVYDDVSSSVERRSVAIGQMFSNGVEVVDGLKQGEWVVIAGAHYLSAGQKVRLLNSGK, from the coding sequence ATGGTTCGAAAAATTGTGCTTATTGCTTTGTGTCTGCTGCCGCTTCTGGTGGGATGTAAGGAAGAGAAGGTTGCCAACGTTATTCGCCCCGTAAAAGCAATGAAGGTTGAACCTGCAGGTCAAGTTGCAACTCGAGTTTTTCCGGGCAAAGTGGAGGCGACTTCAGAAGTTGCCTTGGCATTTCGCGTGGGCGGTCAACTCATAAATTACCCTGTAGCTATGGGGCAGTATGTAAAAAAAGGTGATTTAATTGCTGCTCTTGATACGGTAGATTTCAAAATTCAGGTTCGCGGACTCGAGGCTCAGCTGTTTGGTGCGAAAGCAGCACTTAAAGAAGCGCAGCTTGGTTACCAGCGTTATCATACTCTTTTTGCAGAAGATAACGCCGCGAAGGCCTCTTTTGATCAGGCAGAGGCGGCGTTCAAGACTGCACAAGCTAAGGTGAAATCTCTTAAGGAACAGTTGAATAAGGCAAAGACAGACCTTGGCTATGCTTCGCTTAAAGCCCCGTTTAGCGGATACATTTCAGCGAAATACATGGATAATTATCAAACCATAACAGCTGGACAACCTGTCGTAAAATTACAGGATATTGAAAAACTTGAGGTTACCGTAGGGCTTCCGGACAACCTTATTATTCGTCAGAAAGATTTACAGAACATAACTGTGGAACTTGAAGCGTTTCCTGGTAAGCAGATAAAAGCCAATGTGAAAGAACTTGGATTTGATGTAGAACCGGAGACTCGAACTTATCCGTTGACTGTTCAATTCAGCCGCCCGAAAGACATAAGCTTTTACCCTGGAATGGCTGCAAATGTAACGTTGCATTTTGCTGGGACTAAAGTCACCGCTCATTACATTCTTCCAGAAACTGCAGTTGTGGCAAATGCAGAAGGACAGTCTGCAGTATGGGTGTATGATGACGTGTCCTCATCAGTTGAACGCCGTTCAGTCGCAATCGGTCAGATGTTTTCTAACGGTGTGGAAGTTGTTGACGGACTTAAGCAAGGTGAATGGGTTGTTATTGCCGGTGCCCATTACTTGTCCGCTGGTCAGAAAGTTCGTTTGCTTAACTCCGGTAAGTAG
- a CDS encoding efflux RND transporter permease subunit, with amino-acid sequence MNLAELSIKKRAITQFIVLLLFAAGAFSYFKMGKLEDPEFTLKTAIVVTQYAGASTIQVEEEVTDVLETAIQQMESLKHVRSMSRPGLSVVWVDIQESKHAQELPQIWDDLRKKMRDVAPSLPPGVNPSIIRDDFGDVYGVFLTVTSDGFSYAELKDQVDELRKELLLVKNVAKVEIWGAQQECIYVDISNSSLSERGIPPAAVFNALDKQNIVVDSGNINLGRERVRLAVNGEFNSVEAVGNLIVSHGASDKMVFLRDIANIRKGYVEPVSKQMRFNGKPSLGIAASTVSGGNVIEMGEAVKARIEELKEFLPIGMEISVVAMQSDLVQKSIDEFMLNLGAALLIVVALLFAFMGMRSGLLIGLGLLLTIATTFLIMRGLHVDLQRISLGALIIALGMLVDNAIVVTESMLIKLQLGKDRMQAAKETYSETAWPLLGATIVAALAFLPVYLADNNTGEFCESLFVVVGVSLLVSWVLAMTVSVLWCYIGLKVPANMQGKDPYAGVFFTIYKKILDFCIRFRWVTLAVMGILLVTAIVNFKYVDKTFFPESRRPQLIVDYWLPEGTNVEVVSDDLRKLEKTLLDYPTINDVASFIGGGGTRFYLSLEPEFMNSSYGQLILNVNHAENLDETIDFVQKQLDEKFLYAEPRVRRFPLGAAAKFKVEARFRGPDRTVLHTLAEQAKSIMRAEPTAKYVRDDWRQPVKVIEAEYSQARGLRVGVTREDVALAMKRGYDGVPMGVFREGNKLLPIILRPPENERHRVEDMRMLQVYNMNSTQGVPMGQLVSDVTTKWEESTIRRRDHQRTITVQCDPRVGTAETLRRKIKPAIESLTLPAGYTLEWGGDWDKSNESRFYVAKGLPVTFLAMALVVVMLFNAYRQPLIIALTVPLSIIGVTSGLLLTRQPFGFLALLGFLSLSGMLIKNAVILIDQIDVEIADGKEPYMAVLESSVSRIRPVLMAAMSTVLGMLPLVIDRFWASMAVTICFGLTFATVLTLIIVPVLYTIFFRIKRISQP; translated from the coding sequence ATGAACTTAGCAGAATTATCTATCAAAAAGCGTGCAATAACTCAGTTTATTGTTTTGCTTCTTTTTGCTGCCGGTGCGTTTTCCTATTTTAAAATGGGAAAACTTGAAGATCCGGAATTTACGCTTAAAACAGCCATTGTTGTCACCCAGTATGCCGGTGCCAGTACTATTCAGGTTGAAGAAGAAGTTACTGATGTGCTTGAAACCGCAATCCAGCAGATGGAAAGTTTGAAGCATGTCCGCTCTATGTCGCGTCCGGGACTATCCGTTGTATGGGTGGATATTCAGGAGAGTAAGCACGCTCAAGAGCTGCCCCAAATTTGGGACGACTTGCGTAAAAAAATGCGTGATGTCGCTCCGTCGCTTCCTCCAGGGGTAAACCCTTCTATTATCCGTGATGATTTTGGCGATGTGTATGGTGTCTTTCTTACTGTTACCAGTGACGGTTTTTCGTACGCAGAACTGAAAGATCAGGTCGATGAGCTTCGTAAAGAACTTTTGTTGGTAAAGAATGTCGCAAAAGTTGAAATTTGGGGAGCGCAGCAGGAATGCATTTATGTTGATATTTCAAACAGTTCTCTTTCAGAACGTGGCATACCTCCCGCAGCAGTGTTTAATGCTCTGGACAAGCAGAACATTGTTGTTGATTCGGGTAATATAAACCTAGGACGAGAGCGGGTACGCCTTGCTGTAAACGGTGAGTTTAATAGCGTAGAGGCTGTTGGAAACTTGATCGTCAGTCACGGTGCTTCAGATAAGATGGTGTTTCTGCGTGACATCGCAAATATACGCAAGGGATACGTGGAACCTGTTTCCAAGCAGATGCGCTTTAACGGGAAACCTTCTTTAGGCATTGCTGCTTCAACAGTTTCAGGCGGTAATGTTATTGAAATGGGTGAGGCTGTTAAGGCGCGCATCGAAGAGCTTAAAGAGTTCTTGCCAATCGGTATGGAAATTTCTGTCGTAGCAATGCAGTCAGACCTTGTGCAAAAATCCATTGATGAGTTCATGCTTAATCTCGGTGCTGCACTGCTTATTGTTGTCGCGTTATTGTTCGCCTTCATGGGGATGCGAAGTGGTCTGCTTATCGGGCTGGGATTGTTGCTGACCATTGCAACAACTTTTCTCATTATGCGGGGGCTTCATGTTGACTTGCAGCGTATTTCGTTAGGTGCGTTGATTATTGCACTGGGGATGCTTGTCGATAACGCGATTGTTGTGACTGAGAGTATGTTGATTAAGTTACAGCTTGGTAAAGACAGAATGCAGGCTGCAAAAGAGACGTATTCAGAAACTGCATGGCCTTTGCTTGGTGCAACAATAGTTGCTGCGCTGGCGTTTTTGCCGGTTTATCTTGCAGACAATAATACGGGTGAGTTCTGTGAATCTCTGTTCGTTGTAGTTGGAGTTTCATTGCTGGTAAGCTGGGTGCTTGCCATGACTGTATCTGTATTGTGGTGCTATATTGGTCTTAAAGTACCTGCAAACATGCAAGGAAAAGATCCGTATGCCGGTGTTTTCTTTACTATTTATAAGAAGATTCTTGATTTTTGTATTCGTTTTCGATGGGTTACGCTTGCGGTTATGGGAATCTTGCTTGTCACCGCAATTGTTAACTTTAAGTACGTGGATAAAACATTTTTTCCAGAATCTCGTCGTCCTCAGCTTATTGTAGACTACTGGTTGCCGGAAGGGACAAATGTTGAAGTGGTTTCCGATGACTTGCGAAAGTTGGAGAAAACACTTTTGGATTATCCGACAATTAACGATGTGGCTTCCTTTATTGGTGGAGGTGGAACACGTTTCTATCTTTCACTGGAACCGGAATTCATGAACTCGTCCTATGGTCAGTTGATTCTCAACGTAAACCATGCAGAAAATCTTGATGAAACTATAGATTTTGTTCAAAAACAACTTGATGAAAAATTCTTGTATGCCGAGCCGCGAGTGCGCAGGTTTCCACTCGGTGCTGCCGCTAAGTTTAAAGTTGAAGCACGGTTCAGAGGCCCGGATAGAACAGTGTTGCACACGCTTGCAGAGCAGGCAAAATCTATTATGCGGGCTGAACCTACAGCGAAATATGTGCGGGATGATTGGCGCCAGCCTGTAAAAGTTATTGAGGCTGAATACTCGCAGGCTCGTGGGTTGCGTGTCGGTGTTACCCGGGAAGATGTTGCGTTGGCTATGAAGCGTGGCTATGACGGTGTGCCGATGGGCGTCTTTCGTGAAGGAAACAAGTTACTTCCGATTATTTTACGTCCACCGGAAAATGAACGTCACCGTGTGGAAGATATGCGCATGCTTCAGGTGTACAATATGAATTCCACGCAAGGGGTTCCTATGGGACAGCTTGTGTCTGACGTGACGACGAAGTGGGAAGAATCCACCATCCGCAGAAGGGATCATCAACGCACAATTACTGTGCAATGTGATCCGCGGGTTGGAACTGCGGAAACCTTACGGCGTAAAATAAAACCGGCGATCGAATCCCTTACCTTGCCTGCAGGCTATACGCTTGAATGGGGCGGCGACTGGGACAAATCGAATGAGTCTCGTTTCTATGTTGCAAAGGGACTGCCTGTTACGTTTCTTGCCATGGCTCTTGTGGTTGTTATGCTGTTTAATGCATACCGTCAGCCGCTGATTATCGCGCTTACTGTTCCGCTTTCTATTATCGGTGTAACAAGCGGCTTGTTGCTCACACGGCAGCCTTTTGGTTTTCTTGCCTTGCTCGGTTTTCTGTCGTTGTCCGGCATGTTAATTAAAAACGCAGTTATTCTGATTGATCAGATTGATGTTGAGATTGCAGACGGAAAAGAGCCATATATGGCTGTGCTGGAGTCATCTGTAAGTCGTATTAGACCGGTGTTAATGGCAGCTATGTCTACGGTGCTTGGAATGCTTCCACTTGTTATTGATAGATTCTGGGCCTCGATGGCTGTGACGATATGCTTCGGATTGACCTTCGCAACAGTGCTTACATTAATTATTGTGCCAGTACTGTATACTATCTTTTTTAGGATCAAGCGAATTTCACAGCCTTAG
- a CDS encoding DegV family protein — protein sequence MKSSTTRIQYLDGIRFKRVVNAAAKRLIEKHGHLNDINVFPVPDGDTGSNMAGTMDNVIKKSANALDQSIGKMSEIIAESALLGARGNSGVILAQFLCGFSESVKDLQRVTLKDFSHAASNASQRALEAISEPKEGTILTVIRDWSEHLSANHHKYNNFHDLLYDSLEHAKRSVLSTKEMLASLKAADVVDAGALGFVYLLEGIVEFTERGSLNRQEEQSIIPEPSKGVHDRVAVDSLTFSFCTECMISGDNIDREALREEIGVLGDSLVVAGTPSNVRVHVHTNEPETVFQIAEKYGVVSHKKKDDMLEQHKNLLTSKEQRTGILTDSTCDLPDELLKKYDIHVAPLKLFIDGNELLDKVDISTEVFNKMLPDSKSVKTSQPSPGHYKALYEDLKANYEEVVALHVMAAHSGTFQSSKNMGASILDNPQAVDTYTLTGGLGLITLEAAKLAQQGKGAKEIAQRVEDMRNNVFVLVAMDTVDFAVRGGRLNKNIGTVAKLLNIKPILEFAPKNEGRCGIVAKCFGVRHSEARLINLLKKRVMGKTNLRFAITHVEAPEKAKRLADMIKKEFHSNIEFELQAAPVLGCYSGPGACAVSVLCDY from the coding sequence TTGAAGTCATCAACTACAAGAATTCAATATTTAGACGGTATTCGCTTCAAACGAGTTGTTAACGCTGCAGCGAAGCGTCTCATTGAAAAACATGGTCATCTCAATGACATTAATGTCTTCCCCGTACCAGACGGAGACACCGGCAGCAATATGGCTGGGACAATGGACAATGTTATTAAAAAGTCTGCAAACGCTCTTGACCAGTCCATAGGAAAAATGAGTGAAATTATTGCGGAAAGTGCCCTGCTTGGCGCTCGTGGTAACTCCGGTGTTATTCTTGCCCAATTCCTTTGCGGTTTTTCTGAAAGTGTAAAAGACTTGCAGCGAGTCACGCTTAAAGATTTTTCTCATGCAGCCTCCAATGCCTCACAGCGTGCACTTGAAGCGATATCTGAACCTAAAGAAGGTACTATCCTTACGGTTATTCGCGACTGGTCTGAACATCTTTCCGCGAATCATCACAAGTACAATAACTTTCATGACTTGTTGTATGATTCCCTTGAACATGCAAAACGTTCTGTTCTTTCAACAAAAGAGATGCTTGCTTCCTTAAAAGCTGCTGATGTAGTTGATGCTGGTGCTCTGGGCTTTGTATACCTGCTTGAAGGTATTGTTGAATTTACCGAACGCGGCAGCCTGAACAGACAGGAAGAACAAAGCATCATCCCTGAGCCTTCAAAAGGGGTGCATGACCGTGTTGCTGTTGACAGCCTCACGTTCTCTTTCTGTACTGAATGCATGATTTCCGGTGACAATATTGACCGCGAGGCACTGCGTGAAGAAATTGGTGTGCTAGGAGACTCTCTTGTCGTCGCGGGCACCCCTTCTAATGTACGCGTACACGTTCATACTAATGAACCTGAAACCGTTTTTCAGATCGCTGAAAAATATGGTGTTGTGTCTCACAAAAAGAAAGATGACATGCTAGAGCAGCATAAAAATCTTCTTACATCCAAAGAACAACGCACCGGCATCCTCACAGACTCCACATGTGATCTGCCGGATGAGCTGTTAAAAAAATATGATATCCATGTTGCACCGCTTAAATTGTTCATTGATGGTAACGAACTGCTCGACAAAGTAGATATCTCTACTGAAGTATTTAATAAAATGCTTCCGGATTCCAAGTCCGTAAAAACATCTCAGCCGTCTCCGGGACATTACAAAGCACTCTATGAAGACCTTAAAGCAAATTACGAAGAAGTTGTTGCACTGCACGTAATGGCTGCTCACAGCGGCACTTTCCAGTCTTCGAAAAACATGGGTGCTTCAATCCTTGATAACCCACAGGCTGTTGACACATACACACTGACCGGTGGCCTCGGCCTTATTACTCTTGAAGCCGCAAAACTTGCCCAACAAGGCAAGGGCGCAAAAGAAATTGCTCAGCGTGTAGAAGACATGCGTAACAATGTTTTCGTACTGGTTGCAATGGACACAGTAGACTTCGCGGTTAGAGGCGGTCGCCTGAATAAAAATATAGGCACTGTCGCCAAGCTGCTAAATATTAAACCCATACTCGAATTTGCACCAAAAAACGAAGGCCGATGTGGTATCGTCGCAAAATGTTTTGGTGTTCGCCATTCTGAAGCACGTCTGATAAATCTGCTTAAAAAGCGCGTTATGGGCAAAACAAATTTACGTTTTGCCATCACTCATGTTGAAGCACCGGAAAAAGCAAAACGGCTTGCTGACATGATCAAAAAAGAATTTCACTCTAATATTGAGTTTGAGCTTCAGGCAGCTCCAGTCCTCGGCTGCTACAGTGGTCCGGGAGCATGTGCCGTATCAGTATTATGCGATTACTAG
- the glpA gene encoding anaerobic glycerol-3-phosphate dehydrogenase subunit GlpA, protein MQTQVLIIGAGATGTGIFRDLALRGVECMLIEQRDVNAGASGGNHGLLHSGARYVATDPHSANECKVEGDIIKEFAPHCVENTGGLFVAVKGDDDEYIKQFPINCKNAGVPCREVSPEEALELEPNLNPDVIAAYEVEDASIDPFKLSLENVADAETHGGVYKRYMKLLGFNKEGGKITGARVVNTRTGEESVIEAEQYVNATGAWASHVAEMAGANIRMTFAKGSLLVTLSRLNHRVINRLRPPGDGDILVPGGTVSVLGTTSVRVEDLDNVAPSIEEINRNIDQGAQMVPALDTCRYVRAYAGVRPLVQLGEASSDRAASRGFALIGHEDEQLDNFITITGGKLTTYRLMAERCADLVCKRLKVDAPCLTRGSVLSDYVQTEWAEPSILTKREWMRRHNSDDYLLCECEIVPKSAVDAILDSFGPDEKPRIQAVGLRSRVGKGSCQGAFCGARIAAHMYDRGLFEGSEGVDSMRDFLSKRWKGQRPILWDAQFNQAELKEALYFGLLNLEMD, encoded by the coding sequence TTGCAGACTCAAGTACTTATTATCGGTGCAGGTGCAACAGGTACCGGTATTTTTAGGGACTTAGCCCTCAGGGGCGTAGAATGTATGCTTATTGAGCAGCGTGACGTGAATGCCGGTGCTTCCGGCGGTAACCACGGTTTGCTTCACAGTGGTGCCCGTTATGTAGCCACTGACCCTCATTCTGCAAATGAGTGTAAGGTTGAAGGGGACATCATCAAAGAATTTGCCCCTCACTGCGTTGAAAATACAGGCGGTTTGTTTGTAGCAGTGAAAGGCGATGATGATGAGTATATCAAACAGTTCCCGATTAATTGTAAGAACGCTGGAGTACCATGCAGGGAAGTTAGCCCTGAAGAAGCGTTGGAACTCGAGCCTAACCTTAACCCTGATGTGATTGCAGCTTATGAAGTTGAAGACGCATCAATCGATCCGTTTAAGCTTTCTTTGGAAAACGTTGCAGACGCTGAAACACACGGGGGTGTGTACAAGCGTTACATGAAATTGCTTGGTTTTAACAAAGAGGGTGGAAAAATTACCGGTGCCCGCGTGGTGAATACCCGTACCGGTGAAGAGTCTGTCATCGAAGCAGAGCAATATGTAAACGCAACCGGAGCATGGGCTTCTCACGTCGCTGAAATGGCAGGTGCAAACATTCGCATGACATTTGCGAAAGGCAGCCTGCTTGTAACCCTTTCTCGACTGAACCATCGTGTAATTAACCGACTGCGTCCTCCGGGAGACGGCGACATTCTCGTTCCTGGCGGCACTGTTTCTGTATTAGGTACCACTTCTGTTCGTGTTGAAGATCTTGATAACGTGGCTCCGTCCATTGAAGAGATTAATCGCAACATCGATCAGGGCGCCCAGATGGTACCTGCTTTAGATACCTGCCGTTACGTTCGTGCATATGCTGGTGTCCGCCCGCTTGTGCAGCTTGGTGAAGCTTCCAGTGACCGCGCTGCAAGCCGTGGCTTCGCACTGATTGGTCATGAAGATGAACAGCTCGATAACTTTATCACCATTACCGGTGGTAAGCTTACTACCTACCGCCTTATGGCAGAACGCTGTGCTGATCTTGTCTGTAAACGACTTAAGGTTGATGCACCGTGTCTTACCCGAGGCAGTGTCCTTTCTGATTATGTTCAGACTGAATGGGCGGAGCCTTCCATTCTCACAAAGCGTGAGTGGATGCGTCGCCACAATTCAGATGACTATCTCCTTTGTGAATGTGAAATTGTACCTAAGAGCGCCGTTGACGCTATCCTTGATTCCTTTGGGCCAGACGAGAAGCCGCGTATTCAGGCGGTTGGTCTGCGTAGCCGCGTGGGTAAAGGGTCTTGTCAGGGAGCATTCTGTGGTGCCCGTATTGCTGCTCATATGTATGACCGCGGTCTTTTTGAAGGCAGCGAAGGCGTAGACAGCATGCGTGATTTCCTTTCCAAACGCTGGAAAGGGCAACGTCCTATTCTTTGGGATGCGCAGTTCAATCAGGCAGAACTTAAAGAAGCACTGTATTTCGGTCTTCTGAATCTGGAAATGGATTAG